The DNA region CCGAGCTACCGTCATGACAATATGACAATCATACAAGTACAAATCAAGAACATTGTGTAGAGTTTCCGTGCATACAAAACACCATTCAACAAATGTTTGCGGTGAATATACTCCACGTCTGTATCGATATAACGTGTGTCGTAGCTAAATATTaaagtaaatattttaaagggacTCCACATTTCATTAAAAAGGAACACATTTTAAGTGTTTATATCAAAGgtattacaatgttttaaggtTTTTTATAATAATCATTTCTACTGGATCCATATTTTAAAGAGACCATACATATAAATTGTTTAAATCtacattttaaagggacactATACATTCTATTAAAATCAAAGGGTTCACATATTTAAGTTTTGtctaaattttaaaaagtatcaTACATTTTTAAGTTAGTTAAATGATTCAAAGTTGTAGATGGGAATTAAATATTTTCTAGGCCTACATGGgatcatatatatatatatgtattttaTTAAGCAGTAGCATCTTACAATTAATGCATTCTCAATTTAAAAGGTAATTATGTATTTTCCCTCTTTGCTTTTTCACAGGTAATCAACGAGTGTTGGTGGAGATACACCTAATACCGTGCCCGTACCACTGCCCCCTGCTGTCAATGATGCAGACACTGATGAGATTGTCAATGATGAGCCTAGCAGTAGCACCCTTGTTACTCCAATGCCAGCATCAAACAAGCCTAAGAAGAGGAAACCTCGATGCGACACTGTAAAAGGATGGAATTTCAAATTGCTTGCATTTGAAGAAGATAATGGCTTCGTCCAAAAGGTTTGGTGTACCTTGTGCAGAAAGCATTCATATTCTGATGTTACATGTAAATCGTGGTCAGAAACAGCTGTGTGAGGTCGAGGCCTTTGTAGCTGGTacgcaaaatgtgaaaaaagaTACGGCAATGGGGCACCAATGGTCAAAGCTCCACTCAAGATGCGAGGACCTTGAGTATGAAGCATCCCAGCAGAACAAAATGACGGTCAAGGAGCGCCTTACAACCATAGATGTGTCAACAAAGACAAAGATGTGCAAACTGTTTGACATCGCATATACAGTGGCAAAACGGGAACTTCCCTTCACAGTCTATCCAACATTAGTCAACATGGAAAAGAAACACGGAGTGCGTCTTGAGGAGACATATATTAATGACAAAGCTTGCAGAAGCTTCATCGACACCATTGGTGAGACCATGGTTGACAACTTGGACACAGACATCCTGGGCCAACACAAGCGACCGCTCTACTTTTCACTACTGTTTGATGGTAGCGCTGATAAAGCATTTTCAGAGAAAGAAATTGTTACAGTTAAAGTTCTTAACAATGGCCTACCGGAGATGAGATTACTGGGAATTGCAGAACCTGCCAGCCATGCCGAAGCTGTTTACCAATCCATCATCACGAAATGCCAGGAACATAGATTGAAACCTGAAGATTCGTTAGTTGCAGCAGCCGCTGATGGAGCATCTATCAACACAGGCCAGTATAATGGCGTATTTACGAAACTCACACAGACTGGTTCAGATGATGGATGTCCATGGATGCTCAAAATTCACTGTGTTCCACATCGTATGGAGTTGGGTATCAAAGATGCATTCCACAAGTCATACTTCAACCAGATTGATAAAGTATTGGTCGATCTCTACTACATGTTTAAGAGATCTCCCAAGAAGTGGAGAGAACTGAAACGGCTTGGAACAACACTTGGAGTGCGGGTTACCAAGTTAGCAAGAGGTCATGGGACACGGTGGGTTGCACACAGGAAGAGTGCAGTACAGGCTCTTGACCACAACTATGAAGTCCTTGTGAGTCTCCTTGAAGACATGGCATCAGGGCAGCGCAAAGACATCAAGGCTGATGACCAAGGAAAGATGAAGGGCTACTTGAAGATCATCAAGTCAGttaagtttgttttctgtttggCCTTCTATGCTGATATTCTTGATGATCTATCTCAGTTATCCCTGATATTTCAGTCGAATGAAACACCAATCTTCAAAGTTCGGGCAAGCACAGAGGCCACTCTAAATTCCATCAGGGAACAACAGACCAAACCAGGCAAGATGCGGCAGCAGGTGATTGGAGAGCTCAGCACGGGCGAATTCAGAGGACACACATTGAGCAAGCAAGGTGATGATCCCGACCACAAAGGCTTCCACAAACTTGCTGCAGATACCATTAGCAATATTGTCAGATGTGTAGATTCACGACTTCGCTCATTTGCAGAGGATGATGTTTTTGTTGCAGCCGACATTCTTGACCCAACCAACTACCCTTCTAGAATTGACAAAGAAGGCCTCATGGAGTATGGTAATGATCATGTGCAGATACTCACTGATCATTTCCAATCGCTTCTCATCAAACAGGGTTGTGAAATCAACAAAATTCATTCAGAGTGGACTCAAATTAAACTACACATCAGCAGAAACCACACTCATCTACCGGCACATAAATTGTGGCAAAAGATGATCGTGCACAAATCAGCCGAGTTTTCCAATTTTCTGCACTTGGTTCACATCCTGCTCGTGTGCCCAATAGCCAGCGCACAAGTGGAGCGACAGTTCTCTGCAGTCAAGAGAATTCTAGGAGACTGGCGCCTGACCCTTGGACTGAAGACTATAGAAACTTTGCTGAGAATTTCTACTGAGGGACCAGACCCAGATGACTTCGCTCCTGAGTCATCAGTTGACAAGTGGTGGCATAATAGCACCAGAAGCAGACGACCACATACTAAACCCCTCCACAAAATGGCATCTACCTCATCAGACATCTTGGAAAGCGATGGCTCCACAGACTCCGACTCAGATAGTGAAGCAGACATTGCTAGTGACAGTCCTGGCAAAGACTCTGATGGGGAAGACTTGCCAGACAGTGACTTTTAGATGACAAAGCAATAACATTAAATTTAAGATTAACAACACAGAATGCATGCAGATTTCAGCTAATCGGCTGAtttccttgttttttgtttctcagcTAAATGAACAAACACAGTACAAAGTCTTGCTGTGCTTGGCACTTTCCTTTTTTGACAAactgcagttgcatgcctgtgtaataaataacaaataatacacCTTTaccatggtgcagccatcttgttttttaccattcaaaacaatgtaaaaaaactaaggctggaaggaaaaatagtctggtaccattttatgttattattttaatttactaTCAACATTTTCATTTGGTATAAAGGGAATGTGACCAATGGCTACATTGGCTCTTTGAATACGGTGTTACACATGTGACCTAGAAAATAGGCATTTATACACTGGCTGTAAATAAAGGTTACTTAAATTAAAGGTTTTGAAATgaatggccttggtgcccccttgagttggccttggtgccctgttaAATTTTGATGAGGgcaaggccaaagtggcctgCCCCTTTTTTGCCCAAGATCGAGGCCTGGGTACAGTACTGCAAGACTTGATATGCACAGTATGAGATGGggttgaaatattgtttttcaacCTGGTACAATGAAGCTTAAGCCTGTTTTGGTTCGTAAACGAGGTTGACAAATTTTTCTTTAACACCCATGGTTACGGTATATCAGTGGTACCGTGCCAGTATTGTTGTTCATGCTAAGTAGTGAGTTCAAAGTGGGTGCTTGCATAAAGTAAAGAGCCTCGGGACAAGCCTAGCAATGAACAAATTTAATGGCCCGAAGGACAAGGTTAACATTCAGTTTCAAAGTTTTAACATTGCACATTGCATTGTTTATGTGAGGTGGACTACAACAATGAAATGAATTCTTCAATTGTATATTACAATGCACAATTGGATTATTACTACAAACTACGATCCACTAAATATAAAATCCTCCTGTCGGTGAATGTATCGGAAACTTGCACGTTTTCTAATTGGTATTTTACAGGGGCCAATCTGCAGGGAAAACAGCAGCATTCCGAAAGTTATATGGGAACATTGGACAACTGCGGAGTCACCTCCAAACAGTGTGCTAGCTAGCGAGCTGTGCTGGCCGTGTTAGcacggccagttgggctgaaaTCACGGGAAAAATTTTGATGCACGGCTTGGTGATGTTGGTTCAAGCCGTGCTGTCTAAATTTCAATAGTTCAATGAAACTGACCTTTTTtgttaagagtcagttcaggtaaataaatgacatagttgctcacggtcaacaaataaatttgtttaatactttgtgggtggaagggccttggggtgcaagtaaacaaaattgcattttcaattctatatatagcccgttgccatggttacggctcattttgttttttggccattttatgccgattttggggtctgaaaaactggtttttagctcacatttacaactccaccccaccaaaatgcaaaattatttcaaaaaaccttttatatcactacaaagtatcatccttggccttccttgagaaaaagaattattgctttaaatatcacccttgtgctatttttgcatcatgcattacagtatgtttttagaacttgcaaaatcgacatttttaccctatttttggaccccaaaatgtcaacttgccaggggtctcagaaaattttcctttcggctgtgattagggccaacattggtctttccatatctggtgtcaaacaCATGGGCAATTGTATCTTGTTGTGACAGTAGTGCCTCAAAACtatacttttttccccaaacgtgataaatgactttttaagggtcttttcacataatatcgacatacgtgtccacggtaaaaaaaaaaggaatatttttcttatactttgtggatggtagggacttggggtccaaataaacaacatttacatttctaatcataatataacacgttgccatggtaacagttcatttgtgtttaggccactttaggccgattttggggtctgaaaaactgtttttttagttaatatttacaactccacccaaccaaaaaacaaaaatatttcttgaaaccttttccatcactacaaattatcatccttggctttacttgagacaaacaaatattgctatATATTTCACccatgtgctatttttagaacgtgcattagcgtatgtttttagaacttgcaaaatcaacatttttacccctttttttggcctcaaaattgttttttttcaggggtctcagaatattttcctttcgattttgatcagggccaaaatttgcttcattttgaatttataacattaagGAGTTAGTaataattccatcaatctggcagcttttcataagcactctgtaggcttagtgcattaccaaacattgatcaggactttttgatgacctaaatcttagaatttgcccCGCCCCGGCCCCACCCCAGTTTTGTGAACAGCGCCTCTCttttgaaagtcacattttttaattccccttgcacatcaataaagtttgtattgtcttagttttttattggttctcagaatatttcccttttggttgtgattgggctatcattatggtttgcatgtctgctggggagaaacactttggtttattgtatcctgttgtgacacttctgtttaaaacatggtaatttttccaaaaacaataaaaatgcattttgaagttatcccttagtttgatttgataaaaaaacaaaaacgagcatgcttgttaaaaaaatatggcactgtttccatgctctttaagtaacaaataaaaagtttataaccatgctttgccactgagagttcttgttttgtcatgactactttacctagttgtacaggtatgattcacattgcaagaagagaagtagtgcgatgagcattctttactatTCTTGTCTATACATGGCCTTTTAACAGTCTTCTGGGTCCCCTGCCcgctaccaaactaaacatgTTCATCCCTAtcagaacaaagaggctctAAAAGTGAGCAAGTACTGTATCCAAAGTATCTAAATGGCCCTGCACCTGCTTTGGCCTTCTGTAAGCAGTTCCCCCACCCATGGTAGtgttcctttcaattgtactgttgcaaacattaaaagagttggtttatttaGTTAGGGAAAATAGTTATCGCTGGCAGGAGTTCGTTGGCCCAGCAGTGGTTAGGAAAAACTATCAGCATCGGTGATGTGCTGACGGACACTGACGGACGACATCATCTCATGACATGTGAAATGTGTATCAATATTCAATATCAATCATGCTTGGACGCCATGGATGATAACATGACAGCGACCTACAAAAGACAAGACCTTCCGATCCAATTTCACTAGAAAGCACAGCGGCAGCTGCTGGTTGGAGTACCGTGGATGTACTAGTGGAAGTTGAAGGTATTTAGGCAACATTTCTTTCCAGAATAAGTTGTGCTTCATTTCGAAGCAAAGCagttaatcattattttatttttattttgtcaagctaaacaaaatgaaatgctCTCAATTAAATGAAACGAAATCAGAGTCACGATCACATGATGAGGATACACATTTTGTTGATGAATCATGATGATGACACACATCTGTTTTAGTTATTTACTaaatacttaaaaacaaaaaacatacatgcaCTGTTACAATTAGTAATTACATGTACAGACTACAGTATGAAAAATCAATAAGCATTAAATATTTAATGCACTAGGCCGATTAAAAATGTACACGATTCAGGAAAAATTAAATTGGCCCATACTTACTAAACTAAAACACTGAAGTGGAGGAAGGGCAAGGGTACATACACGTACCCCAAGAGTCCCATACTAATCACGTGATGAAGTTtgcttgaataataataaataacatcccCATCTTTATTCTTAAAATTCTAGAGGCAAACAACCAGCTTTCTTTGAGATGTggtattaaaattaaaattttgtatttaaactaAGGGGAACAagcctaattttgttttcaaataacatGAGTAAACTAGGGCctcatttatttgtatttcttttcttttcagtaAGACATGTCCGCTCTTGTCAACACTTTTCGCTGACAATGAAGCAAGCAGGTAGTAGGAGAAACAAAGAAAGGCAGAAACTAATCTGAGAAAGCtagagaagaacaaaaatttaaggtaaaaataaaaaacttgttcATTACTCTCGTCCACCAAAAGAAATACTGTGCGTAACCTTCTAaccttcttttcttttgttttaaggaAAACGAGAGAAAACTGTTGGT from Asterias rubens unplaced genomic scaffold, eAstRub1.3, whole genome shotgun sequence includes:
- the LOC117305620 gene encoding zinc finger protein 862-like, producing the protein MGHQWSKLHSRCEDLEYEASQQNKMTVKERLTTIDVSTKTKMCKLFDIAYTVAKRELPFTVYPTLVNMEKKHGVRLEETYINDKACRSFIDTIGETMVDNLDTDILGQHKRPLYFSLLFDGSADKAFSEKEIVTVKVLNNGLPEMRLLGIAEPASHAEAVYQSIITKCQEHRLKPEDSLVAAAADGASINTGQYNGVFTKLTQTGSDDGCPWMLKIHCVPHRMELGIKDAFHKSYFNQIDKVLVDLYYMFKRSPKKWRELKRLGTTLGVRVTKLARGHGTRWVAHRKSAVQALDHNYEVLVSLLEDMASGQRKDIKADDQGKMKGYLKIIKSVKFVFCLAFYADILDDLSQLSLIFQSNETPIFKVRASTEATLNSIREQQTKPGKMRQQVIGELSTGEFRGHTLSKQGDDPDHKGFHKLAADTISNIVRCVDSRLRSFAEDDVFVAADILDPTNYPSRIDKEGLMEYGNDHVQILTDHFQSLLIKQGCEINKIHSEWTQIKLHISRNHTHLPAHKLWQKMIVHKSAEFSNFLHLVHILLVCPIASAQVERQFSAVKRILGDWRLTLGLKTIETLLRISTEGPDPDDFAPESSVDKWWHNSTRSRRPHTKPLHKMASTSSDILESDGSTDSDSDSEADIASDSPGKDSDGEDLPDSDF